From Paenibacillus sp. PK3_47, the proteins below share one genomic window:
- a CDS encoding FtsW/RodA/SpoVE family cell cycle protein, with amino-acid sequence MLQKIKKIDGVIVVILVLLMVVSIFSIYSVTHGRDKLDGSHLKMVKFYIMGIIAFAGLTFVDYRILVKYALYIYIAGIGILVLVSFIGAEQNGAQGWIKFGGFSLQPAELFKLILILFLAAVLVRKKKNKLLFWRDVVPLTLLTLLPFLIVISQNDLGNALSYLVILVGLLWIGNIKFSHALIGLLVIASTATAGIMSYIHYHDNIKEFFTDIGRSHWVERFDPWLVPDKATAKASYHTKNAKLAIASGGMSGEGYMQGTSVQTDRVPYTYSDSIFVAIAEEFGFVGSALLLLLYFILIHRMILIALECRDRGGPFLIVGIVAMMLYQIFENIGAFIGLMPLTGITLPFISYGGTSLLINMASIGLVMSVRLHGCEVEEDLPGPAVYPAAAKQG; translated from the coding sequence ATGCTTCAGAAGATTAAAAAGATTGACGGCGTCATCGTAGTGATTCTTGTACTGCTGATGGTTGTCAGTATTTTTTCGATATACAGTGTCACTCACGGAAGAGACAAGCTGGACGGTTCCCATCTCAAAATGGTCAAGTTCTATATCATGGGGATTATCGCATTTGCCGGGCTCACCTTTGTGGATTACCGGATACTCGTCAAATACGCCCTGTATATTTATATTGCCGGGATCGGGATTCTCGTGCTGGTCAGCTTTATCGGGGCGGAACAGAACGGTGCCCAGGGCTGGATCAAATTCGGCGGTTTCAGCCTGCAGCCTGCGGAGCTGTTCAAGCTGATCCTGATTCTGTTTCTGGCGGCAGTGCTTGTCCGCAAGAAGAAGAACAAGCTTCTCTTTTGGCGGGATGTTGTGCCGCTTACTCTGCTCACCCTGCTTCCGTTTCTGATTGTCATCAGCCAGAATGACCTGGGTAACGCGCTGTCCTACCTTGTAATCCTGGTGGGGCTGCTGTGGATCGGCAATATCAAGTTCTCTCATGCATTGATCGGACTGCTGGTGATCGCCAGCACGGCAACGGCCGGAATTATGAGCTACATTCATTATCATGATAATATCAAAGAATTTTTTACGGATATCGGGCGCTCCCACTGGGTGGAACGGTTTGACCCGTGGCTTGTTCCGGATAAGGCGACCGCCAAAGCAAGCTATCATACCAAAAACGCCAAGCTGGCCATCGCCTCGGGCGGGATGAGCGGGGAAGGGTATATGCAGGGCACCTCTGTGCAGACAGACCGTGTGCCGTACACCTACTCAGACTCGATCTTTGTAGCCATTGCCGAGGAATTCGGTTTTGTCGGCTCTGCGCTGCTGCTGCTGCTCTATTTCATACTCATACACCGGATGATACTGATTGCGCTGGAATGCAGGGACAGGGGCGGACCTTTCCTGATTGTCGGCATCGTCGCCATGATGCTGTATCAGATTTTTGAGAATATCGGTGCGTTTATCGGCCTCATGCCGCTCACCGGCATCACCCTGCCGTTTATCAGCTACGGGGGGACCTCGCTTCTGATCAACATGGCCAGCATCGGTCTGGTGATGAGCGTGCGCCTTCACGGCTGCGAAGTGGAGGAAGACCTGCCGGGTCCTGCTGTGTATCCTGCCGCTGCCAAACAGGGCTAA
- a CDS encoding GNAT family N-acetyltransferase translates to MTISLVRMDETGFQFFWTQSVRDYAQDKVKAGAWDAGAALTLSEEAMIRFLPEGLQTEGAFLYSAVENESGAQAGYLWFNVTEGPMGREAFIYDIYIFEPFQGKGYGKQALLALDDKAREMGVTKIGLHVFGQNTRAFELYQKMGYLVTDITMSKTL, encoded by the coding sequence ATGACAATCAGCCTGGTCAGAATGGACGAAACGGGATTTCAGTTTTTTTGGACACAATCGGTACGTGATTATGCACAGGACAAGGTTAAGGCCGGTGCATGGGATGCCGGGGCAGCTTTGACACTGTCCGAAGAAGCAATGATACGGTTTTTACCGGAGGGTCTGCAGACAGAAGGAGCCTTTTTATATTCGGCTGTAGAGAACGAAAGCGGTGCTCAAGCAGGCTATCTCTGGTTTAATGTGACCGAAGGGCCGATGGGACGGGAAGCCTTCATCTATGATATTTATATCTTTGAGCCGTTTCAGGGAAAAGGCTACGGCAAGCAGGCGCTGCTTGCTCTGGATGACAAGGCTAGGGAGATGGGCGTGACCAAAATCGGCCTGCATGTCTTCGGACAGAACACCCGCGCTTTTGAGCTGTACCAAAAAATGGGCTATCTCGTAACGGACATCACGATGTCAAAAACGCTGTAA
- the crtI gene encoding phytoene desaturase family protein: protein MKQKAVIIGAGFGGLSCAVTLAAKGWEVTVLERQERTGGKLQRITEQGYTFDRGPSTITMPHVFRSLYELAGVRMEDYVQLYELEPRTRNVFADGTVVDFSRNNAYMEEQIAAYSPGDASQYSEFMDRAKTLYRLSEQQFLSRLLLSWRDKLSPSLVRDLMRVRPLLSLQSLLRRYFRHPHTLAMMGRYATYVGSSPYQSPAIFAMLGYLEGGEGVYGVRGGTYKLVEGLTAVAEQLGVRIVTGTEVTSISAVNGSVEGVDTVNGFYPARTVIAGGDVLSINRRLLPEASRKGMSNRRIDKYEPSLSGLVTLAGVRRKYEQLLHHTVFFPEQYEPEFRDIFERKRPPRQPAVYVCYSGYSEPEMAPVDGSNLFILANAPYLSKACDWNEEAEAYGERVLGVLEHHGLTGLRQAEVLQRYTPQNIAEDTLAHRGAIYGISSNSVRQTFFRPGNQSKDIKGLWYVGGTTHPGGGTPVVSLSGRLVGEHIAGHIASYI, encoded by the coding sequence ATGAAGCAGAAGGCAGTGATTATCGGCGCCGGTTTCGGCGGGCTCTCCTGTGCGGTTACGCTGGCTGCCAAGGGCTGGGAAGTAACGGTATTGGAGCGCCAGGAACGTACGGGAGGCAAGCTGCAGCGCATTACAGAGCAGGGCTACACGTTCGACCGGGGGCCCAGCACCATTACGATGCCCCATGTGTTCCGCTCGCTCTACGAGCTTGCAGGGGTCCGGATGGAGGATTATGTCCAGCTATACGAGCTGGAGCCGCGCACACGCAATGTTTTTGCCGACGGGACGGTGGTTGATTTCTCCCGGAATAATGCATATATGGAGGAGCAGATTGCCGCTTACAGCCCCGGTGATGCCTCGCAGTATTCGGAATTTATGGACAGGGCCAAGACACTGTACCGTCTCAGTGAACAGCAGTTTCTGAGCCGTCTGCTGCTCTCCTGGAGGGATAAGCTGTCCCCCTCCCTGGTTCGCGATCTTATGCGTGTCCGTCCGCTCCTCAGTCTGCAGTCCCTGCTGCGGCGTTATTTCCGGCATCCCCATACCTTGGCGATGATGGGCCGATATGCTACATATGTAGGCTCATCCCCTTATCAATCCCCGGCGATCTTTGCCATGCTGGGGTATCTGGAGGGCGGAGAGGGAGTATACGGAGTCCGCGGCGGTACATACAAGCTGGTGGAAGGATTGACCGCCGTGGCGGAACAGCTTGGTGTCCGGATTGTCACCGGAACGGAGGTAACCTCCATCTCGGCGGTGAACGGCTCCGTGGAGGGTGTAGATACCGTAAACGGCTTTTATCCCGCCCGTACGGTGATCGCCGGCGGCGATGTGCTCAGCATTAACCGGAGGCTGCTTCCGGAGGCCAGCCGTAAGGGCATGAGCAACCGCCGGATCGACAAGTATGAGCCTTCATTGTCCGGTCTGGTCACCCTTGCCGGAGTCAGAAGGAAATATGAACAGCTTTTGCATCATACCGTCTTCTTCCCTGAACAGTACGAACCGGAGTTCCGGGACATCTTTGAGCGCAAACGTCCTCCACGGCAGCCGGCGGTCTATGTCTGTTATTCAGGCTATTCCGAGCCGGAGATGGCACCCGTAGACGGCAGCAACCTCTTTATTCTGGCCAACGCGCCTTATCTGAGCAAAGCCTGTGACTGGAACGAAGAAGCTGAAGCATACGGGGAACGGGTGCTGGGGGTTCTTGAGCACCACGGCCTTACAGGGCTTCGCCAGGCAGAGGTCCTTCAGCGGTATACGCCGCAGAACATCGCTGAAGATACGCTGGCTCACCGGGGAGCCATCTATGGCATCTCCTCCAACTCTGTCCGGCAGACCTTTTTCCGTCCGGGTAACCAGTCCAAAGATATCAAGGGCTTATGGTATGTGGGCGGCACCACGCATCCCGGTGGCGGCACACCTGTAGTTTCCTTGTCCGGCAGGCTGGTGGGTGAGCATATTGCCGGCCATATTGCCAGCTACATTTGA
- a CDS encoding HemK/PrmC family methyltransferase — protein MPNVQSIREAFAEASSFLAAHGCNEPQRSAQLLLEHVLGLSGAAYYMALADPFPQAVKEAWEAGVTRRASGEPVQYITGEQEFYGRAFEVTPDVLIPRPETELLVEAVLKYGAQLWPDGMVPAPGGAAQAGAADADAAAEAAGGMAAARGESGAAGTRAPRPLTAVDIGAGSGAISVTLAAEAPAWRVCAGDISPGALAVAARNAGRHGAAVDFRLGDLLEPFAGMETDILVSNPPYIPGGDIAGLQREVRDHEPRTALDGGGDGLDPYRRMMEQLALLPAPPRLVGFELGQGQAGQVAGLLRAAGHWNEIITIDDLAGIPRHVLGIAR, from the coding sequence ATGCCTAACGTGCAAAGCATCCGGGAAGCCTTTGCGGAGGCTTCTTCTTTTTTGGCCGCACACGGCTGCAATGAACCGCAGCGCAGTGCCCAGCTGCTGCTTGAGCATGTACTGGGGCTGAGCGGGGCGGCGTATTATATGGCGCTGGCGGATCCTTTTCCCCAGGCGGTAAAGGAGGCCTGGGAAGCCGGGGTTACCCGCCGGGCTTCAGGCGAGCCCGTGCAGTATATTACCGGCGAGCAGGAATTTTACGGCCGTGCCTTCGAGGTCACGCCGGATGTGCTGATCCCCCGGCCGGAGACCGAGCTGCTGGTCGAAGCGGTCCTGAAGTACGGCGCACAGCTGTGGCCGGACGGGATGGTGCCTGCGCCGGGCGGAGCGGCGCAGGCTGGCGCAGCGGATGCGGACGCTGCGGCTGAAGCGGCGGGCGGCATGGCTGCCGCCCGCGGGGAAAGCGGCGCGGCCGGAACGCGCGCGCCGCGGCCGCTGACCGCCGTCGACATCGGCGCCGGCAGCGGAGCGATCTCCGTCACGCTGGCGGCCGAAGCGCCGGCGTGGCGGGTGTGCGCCGGCGACATTTCGCCGGGCGCACTGGCTGTGGCTGCGCGCAATGCCGGGCGGCATGGCGCAGCTGTGGATTTCCGGCTCGGCGACCTGCTCGAGCCGTTCGCGGGGATGGAGACGGATATTCTCGTCTCCAACCCGCCGTATATTCCCGGCGGCGACATCGCCGGGCTGCAGCGGGAAGTGCGCGACCATGAGCCGCGCACAGCGCTGGACGGCGGTGGTGACGGGCTCGACCCGTACCGCCGCATGATGGAGCAGCTGGCGCTGCTTCCCGCGCCGCCGCGGCTGGTGGGCTTCGAGCTCGGCCAGGGCCAGGCCGGGCAGGTAGCCGGCCTGCTCCGCGCGGCCGGCCACTGGAACGAGATCATCACGATCGATGATCTCGCCGGGATTCCGCGCCATGTGCTGGGGATCGCCCGTTAG
- the ychF gene encoding redox-regulated ATPase YchF, which produces MALKAGIVGLPNVGKSTLFNAITQAGAESANYPFCTIDPNVGVVEVPDERLDKLTELVQPNKTVPTAFEFVDIAGLVRGASKGEGLGNKFLAHIREVDAIVHVVRCFEDENVTHVDGKVNPVSDIQTINLELILADLESVEKRIERSRKNIKGGDKKYAQEVELLERIKEALYEDKPVRSVELSDDERLIVRDLHLLTLKPVLYAANVGEDEVSTADENPYVQQVRDFAVAENAEVVPISAKVEAEIAELEGEDKAMFLEELGLQESGLNRLIKAAYKLLGLYTYFTAGVQEVRAWTIRKGTKAPGAAGVIHTDFERGFIRAEVVAYADLVAAGSMNGAKERGQLRLEGKEYLVQDGDVMHFRFNV; this is translated from the coding sequence ATGGCTTTGAAAGCTGGTATCGTCGGATTGCCAAACGTTGGTAAGTCCACATTGTTTAATGCAATTACGCAAGCGGGTGCAGAATCCGCCAACTATCCTTTTTGCACGATTGACCCGAACGTCGGTGTCGTGGAAGTGCCGGACGAACGTCTCGATAAGCTGACTGAGCTGGTGCAGCCGAACAAGACCGTGCCGACTGCATTTGAATTTGTTGACATTGCCGGTCTTGTGCGCGGCGCAAGCAAAGGCGAAGGCCTGGGCAACAAGTTCCTGGCCCACATCCGTGAAGTAGATGCCATTGTTCACGTTGTGCGCTGTTTTGAAGACGAGAATGTAACGCACGTGGACGGCAAAGTGAACCCGGTCAGCGATATCCAGACAATTAACCTGGAGCTGATTCTGGCAGACCTGGAAAGTGTCGAGAAGCGGATCGAACGCTCCCGCAAGAACATTAAAGGCGGCGACAAGAAGTACGCCCAGGAAGTTGAACTGCTGGAACGCATCAAGGAAGCCCTCTATGAAGACAAACCGGTGCGCAGCGTGGAATTGTCCGATGACGAGCGCCTGATCGTACGCGATCTTCATCTGCTGACTCTGAAGCCTGTGCTGTATGCAGCAAACGTAGGGGAAGACGAGGTTTCTACTGCCGATGAGAACCCTTATGTTCAGCAGGTCCGTGATTTTGCTGTTGCCGAGAATGCTGAAGTCGTGCCGATCAGCGCCAAGGTGGAAGCGGAAATTGCCGAGCTGGAAGGCGAGGATAAAGCCATGTTCCTGGAAGAGCTGGGCCTGCAGGAATCCGGGCTGAACCGCCTGATCAAGGCTGCCTACAAGCTGCTTGGACTATACACTTACTTTACAGCCGGCGTGCAGGAGGTCCGTGCCTGGACCATCCGTAAGGGAACCAAAGCGCCTGGAGCGGCCGGTGTAATCCATACTGACTTCGAGCGCGGTTTTATCCGGGCTGAGGTAGTTGCTTACGCCGATCTTGTGGCTGCCGGTTCAATGAACGGGGCCAAGGAGCGCGGGCAGCTGCGCCTGGAAGGTAAGGAATACCTGGTGCAGGACGGCGACGTTATGCATTTCCGGTTCAACGTATAA
- the fni gene encoding type 2 isopentenyl-diphosphate Delta-isomerase, protein MKPQSAGSAGHKSLLPSSRTGERKLEHVRLCLNEEVGGSGITTGFEQYRFRHNALPELNFEDISLDTTFLGRKLRTPLLISSMTGGSKATGAINERLAAAAERRGWALGVGSVRAAVERSELAETFQVRSWAPGIPVIANIGAVQLSYGFGVDECRRAVEIAGADWLVLHLNGLQEVFQPEGNTGFASLLGQIEKVCRVLGVPVGIKEVGWGIDGETAVRLYNAGAAFIDVAGAGGTSWSQVEKFRSKDPVRRAAAEAFADWGIPTAECIAEVRAASPQGGLIGSGGLKHGVDAAKALALGADLAGFGRSLLGPAVESEEALDRALAQAELELRTAMFGIGAPDLAALRGSPRLIRK, encoded by the coding sequence ATGAAACCGCAGTCTGCCGGCAGTGCGGGGCATAAATCTCTGCTGCCTTCATCCAGAACGGGAGAACGCAAACTGGAACATGTGCGGCTCTGCCTGAACGAAGAGGTCGGGGGCAGCGGGATTACTACAGGCTTCGAGCAGTACCGGTTCCGGCATAATGCGCTGCCGGAGCTCAACTTTGAAGATATCTCGCTGGATACGACCTTTCTGGGCCGGAAGCTGCGCACACCGCTGCTGATCAGCTCTATGACAGGCGGAAGCAAGGCTACGGGTGCCATCAATGAACGGCTGGCGGCGGCAGCGGAGCGCAGGGGCTGGGCACTTGGGGTAGGCTCGGTCCGGGCTGCCGTGGAGCGGTCCGAGCTGGCGGAGACCTTCCAGGTGCGCAGCTGGGCTCCCGGCATCCCGGTTATTGCCAACATAGGCGCTGTGCAGCTGTCCTACGGCTTCGGGGTGGATGAATGCCGCCGGGCAGTCGAGATCGCCGGTGCGGACTGGCTGGTGCTGCATCTCAACGGGCTGCAGGAGGTGTTCCAGCCGGAGGGGAATACCGGATTCGCCTCGCTGCTGGGCCAAATTGAGAAAGTATGCCGGGTGCTCGGGGTACCGGTAGGCATTAAAGAGGTCGGCTGGGGAATTGACGGGGAGACGGCTGTGCGGCTGTACAATGCGGGTGCAGCCTTTATCGATGTTGCCGGTGCCGGCGGCACCTCCTGGAGCCAGGTGGAGAAGTTCCGCAGCAAGGATCCGGTGCGGCGTGCAGCGGCAGAGGCCTTTGCCGACTGGGGAATTCCGACGGCCGAATGTATTGCTGAAGTGCGTGCCGCGTCTCCGCAGGGCGGTCTCATCGGGAGCGGCGGGCTGAAGCATGGTGTGGACGCAGCCAAGGCGCTGGCGCTGGGTGCAGATCTGGCCGGCTTCGGCCGGAGCCTGCTGGGCCCGGCGGTAGAGTCGGAAGAAGCGCTGGACCGGGCGCTGGCCCAGGCGGAGCTGGAGCTGCGGACCGCAATGTTCGGCATCGGAGCGCCGGATTTGGCTGCGCTGCGCGGCAGTCCGCGCCTGATCCGGAAATAG
- a CDS encoding FtsW/RodA/SpoVE family cell cycle protein: protein MLQRIKKVDGVIILILVLLMGISIFSIYSVTHGRQDIDGYHIQMLKYYVLGFIAFFLLSVFDYRLLVKYGLYIYIAGIGILLLVSLIGAVKNGAKGWIIIGSLSIQPAELFKLVLILFLASVLVRKNKHTLQFWRDVIPLSLLALFPFGIVIIQNDLGNAFAYIVILLGILWIGRIKFTHALIGFVLCGGALAGFIVSYTQYHDQTVHFIKETIGREHFISRFDPWLVPELASSDASYQTRNAKVAIASGGMSGEGYMQGSSVQSGRVPVTYSDAIFVQIAEEYGFIGAAVLLLLFFILIHRLILIALSCRDRAGPFLIVGIVAMLLYQILENIGAYIGLMPLTGITLPFISFGGTSVLINMASMGIAMSVLLYGQDVEDDLPVPAIPPVRNKMLDY, encoded by the coding sequence ATGCTTCAAAGGATTAAAAAGGTAGACGGAGTAATTATCCTCATTTTGGTTCTGCTGATGGGCATCAGTATTTTTTCAATATACAGTGTCACGCATGGAAGGCAGGATATCGACGGCTACCATATTCAGATGCTCAAATATTATGTGCTGGGCTTTATCGCCTTTTTCCTGCTGTCTGTGTTTGATTATCGGCTGCTGGTGAAATACGGGCTGTATATCTATATCGCGGGGATCGGGATACTGCTGCTGGTCAGTCTGATCGGAGCGGTGAAGAACGGGGCGAAGGGCTGGATTATCATCGGAAGTCTCAGTATCCAGCCGGCCGAGCTGTTCAAGCTGGTGTTAATTCTGTTTCTGGCCTCCGTGCTGGTACGCAAAAATAAACATACGCTCCAATTCTGGCGTGATGTCATTCCGCTGAGCCTGCTGGCGCTGTTCCCCTTTGGCATTGTAATTATCCAGAATGACCTTGGCAATGCCTTCGCTTATATTGTTATTTTGCTCGGTATTTTATGGATCGGCCGGATTAAATTCACCCATGCCCTGATCGGCTTTGTCTTGTGCGGGGGAGCGCTGGCCGGCTTTATTGTGAGCTATACCCAATACCATGACCAGACTGTGCATTTTATAAAAGAAACCATCGGCCGCGAGCACTTTATTTCCCGGTTTGACCCGTGGCTCGTTCCCGAACTGGCCAGCAGTGATGCCAGCTACCAGACCCGTAATGCCAAGGTGGCCATTGCCTCCGGCGGGATGAGCGGCGAAGGTTATATGCAGGGCAGCTCTGTCCAGTCCGGGCGGGTGCCGGTTACGTATTCGGATGCAATTTTTGTGCAGATTGCCGAAGAGTACGGCTTTATCGGTGCGGCGGTGCTGCTGCTGCTGTTTTTTATCCTGATCCACCGGTTGATTCTGATTGCCCTATCGTGCCGTGACCGCGCGGGACCGTTTCTGATTGTCGGCATTGTCGCGATGCTGCTGTACCAGATTCTTGAGAATATCGGGGCATATATCGGACTGATGCCGCTGACAGGAATAACCTTGCCGTTTATCAGCTTTGGCGGGACTTCAGTCCTGATTAATATGGCCAGTATGGGCATTGCAATGAGCGTACTGCTGTATGGCCAGGATGTGGAGGATGACCTGCCGGTTCCCGCCATTCCCCCTGTCCGAAATAAAATGCTAGATTACTAG
- a CDS encoding L-threonylcarbamoyladenylate synthase has product MNERHDQPFAAQRRSGTIDSTVYWKLDGAEAGVSFPAKHSGNDQDAITAAAAMLLEGETVAFPTETVYGLGADARNTSAVEAVFAAKGRPSDNPLIVHVASREAVDVLVAEVHPVAEALMDAFWPGPLTVVLPVRPDVLSPLVTAGLDTVGVRMPDHPVALALLRAAGCPVAAPSANRSGRPSPTTAAHVMEDLAGYIGGVLDGGAAGVGLESTVVQVRPDGTVAVLRPGGITAEQLAAVCGPGAVDAAPGAEVGFAADAGKAGAGRAGSVRAGGSPAPRAPGMKYTHYAPQGWLGVVRGSSPLRVAETAAGLLQAAQRDGEVTGLLLFEEHRDLYPAVPAACVASLGSLSSPEEAGRSLYAALRRFDEAGATYILAEACPETGLGAAIMNRLMKAAGGSVIDAV; this is encoded by the coding sequence ATGAACGAACGTCATGATCAGCCGTTCGCGGCCCAGCGCCGGAGCGGAACTATAGATTCTACTGTGTACTGGAAACTGGATGGGGCAGAAGCTGGAGTCTCCTTCCCGGCGAAGCACAGCGGGAATGACCAGGATGCCATAACGGCGGCGGCAGCGATGCTGCTTGAAGGAGAGACGGTGGCGTTTCCGACCGAAACGGTGTACGGGCTGGGTGCCGATGCCCGCAATACCTCAGCTGTAGAAGCGGTGTTCGCGGCCAAAGGCCGTCCTTCCGATAATCCGCTGATCGTGCATGTTGCCAGTCGTGAGGCCGTGGATGTGCTGGTTGCAGAAGTGCATCCGGTCGCAGAGGCGCTGATGGATGCCTTCTGGCCCGGTCCGCTGACCGTGGTGCTGCCGGTGCGTCCTGATGTGCTCTCGCCGCTGGTTACGGCGGGACTGGATACGGTCGGCGTGCGGATGCCGGACCATCCGGTTGCGCTGGCGCTGCTCCGCGCGGCCGGCTGTCCGGTTGCTGCGCCCAGCGCCAACCGCTCCGGGCGGCCGAGTCCGACGACGGCCGCGCACGTGATGGAAGACCTCGCCGGATATATCGGCGGGGTTCTGGACGGCGGCGCGGCCGGAGTCGGCCTGGAGTCGACCGTGGTGCAGGTGCGGCCGGACGGGACGGTCGCGGTGCTCCGTCCCGGGGGCATCACCGCCGAGCAGCTGGCGGCGGTGTGCGGTCCCGGTGCGGTCGATGCGGCACCGGGTGCTGAGGTAGGCTTTGCCGCAGACGCGGGCAAAGCTGGTGCTGGCCGTGCCGGCTCCGTGCGGGCAGGCGGCAGCCCGGCGCCGCGCGCGCCGGGCATGAAGTACACGCACTACGCGCCGCAGGGCTGGCTCGGCGTCGTGCGCGGCAGCTCCCCGCTGCGCGTGGCGGAGACTGCCGCCGGCCTCCTGCAGGCGGCGCAGCGGGATGGCGAGGTAACAGGCCTGCTCCTCTTCGAGGAGCACAGGGACCTGTACCCCGCCGTCCCGGCTGCCTGCGTAGCATCCCTCGGCTCGCTCAGCTCGCCGGAGGAAGCGGGCCGCTCCCTGTATGCCGCCCTGCGGCGCTTCGATGAAGCGGGAGCGACCTACATTCTGGCCGAGGCCTGCCCGGAGACCGGCCTCGGCGCCGCCATCATGAACCGGCTGATGAAAGCAGCCGGCGGGTCCGTGATCGACGCCGTCTAA
- the prfA gene encoding peptide chain release factor 1, with the protein MLDRLQSLADRYEKLSELLCDPDVASDSKKLRDYSKEQSDLQPAYEAYVEYRNVMEELEAAKMMQAEKLDDEMKEMVKMEIEDLSSRQVELEEKIRILLLPKDPNDDKNVIVEIRGAAGGDEAALFASDLYRMYTRYADAQGWRIELMDVNTNDLGGFKEVIFLINGRGAYSKMKYESGAHRVQRIPTTESGGRIHTSTSTVAVMPEAEEFEIEIHDKDIRVDTFCSSGAGGQSVNTTKSAVRVTHVPTGIVATCQDGKSQNSNKEKALQVLRARISDLKRQEEEAKYAGERKSKVGTGDRSERIRTYNFPQSRVTDHRIGLTLHRLDQVMNGDIAEIISALSIAEQSELMEKGE; encoded by the coding sequence TTGTTGGACCGATTGCAATCCCTGGCGGACCGCTATGAGAAACTCAGTGAACTGCTTTGTGACCCGGATGTTGCAAGCGACAGTAAGAAACTGAGGGATTATTCCAAAGAACAATCTGATCTGCAGCCTGCCTATGAGGCCTATGTTGAATATAGAAATGTTATGGAAGAGCTTGAGGCTGCGAAGATGATGCAGGCTGAGAAGCTGGATGACGAGATGAAAGAAATGGTCAAGATGGAAATCGAAGACCTTTCCTCGCGCCAGGTGGAGCTGGAGGAGAAGATCCGGATTCTTCTGCTGCCTAAGGATCCGAATGACGACAAGAACGTTATTGTGGAAATCCGCGGCGCAGCCGGAGGGGACGAGGCGGCATTGTTCGCTTCAGATCTGTACCGGATGTATACCCGTTATGCGGATGCCCAGGGCTGGCGCATTGAGCTGATGGATGTGAACACCAACGACCTCGGAGGCTTCAAAGAGGTTATCTTCCTTATCAACGGACGCGGAGCTTACAGCAAGATGAAATACGAGAGCGGTGCACACCGTGTACAGCGTATTCCGACAACCGAATCCGGCGGACGGATTCATACATCGACTTCCACTGTGGCTGTTATGCCGGAAGCGGAAGAGTTCGAGATTGAAATTCATGACAAGGACATTCGTGTCGATACCTTCTGTTCCAGCGGCGCGGGCGGCCAGTCGGTTAATACGACCAAGTCGGCAGTCCGGGTAACGCATGTGCCTACAGGCATTGTGGCTACCTGCCAGGACGGCAAATCGCAGAACTCCAACAAAGAGAAGGCGCTGCAGGTGCTGCGCGCCCGGATCTCTGACCTGAAACGCCAGGAAGAGGAAGCGAAATATGCCGGGGAACGCAAGAGCAAAGTCGGTACGGGTGACCGCAGTGAGCGCATCCGCACCTACAACTTCCCGCAGAGCCGTGTAACCGATCACCGTATCGGCCTCACACTGCACCGTCTGGATCAGGTGATGAACGGGGATATCGCCGAGATTATTTCGGCGCTGTCGATTGCAGAGCAATCTGAATTGATGGAAAAAGGAGAATAA
- the spoIIR gene encoding stage II sporulation protein R, protein MGFKQSEIQESLRVTFKYTAILICFFMILMMAWEGQKSDAAVAEALIPQESIRLRILANSDGAGDQLVKSQIRDKIVEQMNQWVTSLEDPQSLEQARALIRTHLPELNELVGQELAQRGIDYSYKVELGVVPFPTKLYGGTVYPAGDYEAVRVTLGAGKGQNWWCVLFPPLCFIDAGSGDAAAKGAGTASAAGANGSDKVKAAAEGNVQTVSADSTGTDGDADAPEVKFFVWELLGKLWSWISGLWS, encoded by the coding sequence ATGGGATTCAAGCAATCGGAAATACAGGAATCATTACGCGTTACTTTTAAGTATACTGCCATTTTAATTTGTTTTTTTATGATTCTGATGATGGCCTGGGAAGGTCAAAAAAGCGATGCGGCGGTAGCGGAGGCACTGATTCCCCAAGAGTCTATCCGTCTGCGGATTCTGGCTAACTCTGACGGCGCGGGAGACCAGTTGGTCAAAAGCCAGATCCGCGATAAAATCGTCGAACAGATGAACCAGTGGGTCACGTCGCTGGAGGATCCGCAGAGCCTGGAGCAGGCGCGGGCGCTGATCCGCACGCATCTGCCGGAACTGAACGAGCTTGTCGGACAAGAGCTGGCACAGCGCGGCATCGATTATTCCTATAAAGTCGAACTCGGTGTGGTTCCGTTTCCGACCAAACTGTATGGAGGAACCGTATATCCCGCAGGCGATTATGAAGCTGTCCGTGTTACCTTGGGTGCCGGAAAAGGGCAAAACTGGTGGTGTGTATTGTTCCCGCCGCTGTGCTTCATTGATGCCGGATCGGGGGATGCTGCAGCCAAGGGTGCAGGAACAGCCTCTGCCGCCGGTGCAAATGGCAGTGATAAAGTGAAGGCTGCGGCTGAAGGTAACGTACAGACGGTATCGGCAGACAGCACGGGTACGGACGGGGACGCGGATGCGCCTGAAGTGAAGTTTTTCGTCTGGGAGCTGCTGGGCAAATTATGGAGCTGGATCAGCGGGCTGTGGTCATAA